The Gemella haemolysans genome includes a region encoding these proteins:
- a CDS encoding methyltransferase domain-containing protein, which produces MNSNIKIRLSVDNFYDNISKNKQKTKIDPKQLSKSLGYDEKIINEFPDEINMGLSCGNPINHLKIKEGQSLIDLGCGAGMDIFITKMKNPKVGTLYGLDRLDSMLEKAKKVRDNKKFDNIEFIKGELINIPLEDKSVDRVISNCVINLEPDKQKVYDEIYRILKEDGMFVISDIILKKELPLEWKNSQQMHCT; this is translated from the coding sequence ATGAATAGTAATATCAAAATAAGATTATCAGTTGATAACTTTTATGATAATATTTCTAAAAATAAACAAAAGACAAAAATTGATCCAAAACAACTTAGTAAATCACTAGGATATGATGAAAAAATTATTAATGAATTTCCCGATGAGATAAATATGGGGCTTTCTTGTGGAAATCCAATTAACCACTTGAAAATTAAGGAAGGACAATCTTTAATTGATTTAGGGTGTGGAGCTGGAATGGATATTTTCATTACAAAGATGAAAAATCCAAAAGTAGGAACACTATATGGTTTAGATAGATTAGATTCAATGTTAGAAAAAGCTAAGAAAGTTAGGGATAACAAGAAATTTGATAATATTGAATTTATTAAAGGAGAACTAATAAATATTCCTTTAGAAGATAAATCAGTTGATAGAGTTATTAGTAACTGTGTTATCAACCTTGAGCCTGACAAGCAAAAAGTATATGATGAAATATATCGCATTTTAAAAGAAGATGGTATGTTTGTAATATCTGATATTATCTTGAAAAAGGAGTTACCATTAGAGTGGAAAAATTCTCAACAGATGCACTGCACTTGA
- a CDS encoding GTP-binding protein: MTNKTDLILVGGFLGAGKTSLLWEVAKRLNEKGRKVGLITNDQASELVDTSFLETNNDIVEEVSGSCFCCNFGGFANAIAHLQEANNSDIILAEPVGSCTDLSATIMQPLKEKYNEQVNLKQLTALADPTRLKAVLKDHSNPGDYIIYKQFEEADVILINKVELLSEEELADLVEKTKKEFNNENVLTASVKTGEGLDAWFDYIINSEKEVGRRIVEVDYDTYAYGEALFGWLNGTYAIEKEESFETLATAFLANLGEKFDSLNLNVGHVKFLLQGKEEGLVGNIVGKKETATLRKLDNASEKVFLTVNARVEVHPDKLVEIVKEEVERVFNVVGYKEETLNALIPGRPNPTFRYREIVKL, encoded by the coding sequence ATGACAAACAAAACAGATTTAATTTTAGTAGGTGGATTTTTAGGAGCGGGGAAAACTAGTCTTCTATGGGAAGTTGCGAAACGTTTAAACGAAAAAGGACGTAAAGTAGGATTAATTACAAACGACCAAGCGAGTGAATTAGTTGATACTTCATTTTTAGAAACTAATAATGACATCGTTGAAGAAGTAAGTGGAAGTTGTTTCTGCTGTAACTTTGGTGGCTTTGCTAATGCAATTGCTCACCTACAAGAAGCAAATAACAGTGATATTATTTTAGCTGAACCAGTAGGAAGCTGTACTGACTTATCAGCAACTATTATGCAACCATTAAAAGAAAAATACAATGAACAAGTTAACTTGAAACAACTTACAGCATTAGCGGATCCAACTCGCTTAAAAGCTGTACTAAAAGATCATTCAAATCCTGGAGATTATATTATTTATAAACAATTCGAAGAAGCGGATGTTATCTTAATTAACAAAGTTGAATTATTATCAGAAGAAGAATTAGCTGATTTAGTAGAAAAAACTAAAAAAGAATTTAATAATGAAAATGTTCTAACTGCAAGTGTAAAAACTGGAGAAGGTTTAGACGCGTGGTTCGATTACATTATTAATAGTGAAAAAGAAGTAGGAAGAAGAATTGTAGAAGTAGATTACGATACTTATGCTTATGGAGAAGCATTATTCGGATGGTTGAATGGAACTTATGCTATCGAAAAAGAAGAATCATTTGAAACATTAGCTACTGCATTTTTAGCTAACTTAGGAGAAAAATTCGACTCATTAAATCTAAACGTAGGTCATGTAAAATTCCTTCTACAAGGTAAAGAAGAAGGCTTAGTAGGAAATATTGTAGGTAAGAAAGAAACTGCAACACTACGTAAATTAGATAATGCTAGTGAGAAAGTATTCCTTACAGTTAATGCGCGTGTAGAAGTTCACCCAGACAAATTAGTTGAAATTGTAAAAGAAGAGGTTGAACGAGTGTTTAACGTAGTGGGATACAAAGAAGAAACTTTAAATGCATTAATTCCTGGACGTCCAAATCCAACATTCCGATATAGAGAAATCGTTAAACTATAA
- a CDS encoding MIP/aquaporin family protein, whose protein sequence is MEKYSLKNDFLGEVIGSFILVLFGTGSVAAAVLYDAHQSLFQIGMLWAFAVTFGIYMTRNLSNAHFNPAVSVAMVLTGRMSAKRLPTYIAGQFIGALLGSLVMYGIYSSSIAQFEAKKNIVRGTFESVATAKMFGEYYNQPGGYNISMPVAFAAEALGTFLLVLIIFLFTEGANVGRPSDNMAPVQIGLTVGSLLCLLATITQAGMNPTRDFAPRLVAWAFGWGSAAFPDASGGFFWVYILGPIVGGVLAGYLFTKVLEPALKRQNELNK, encoded by the coding sequence ATGGAGAAATATTCATTAAAAAATGACTTCTTGGGGGAAGTTATTGGTTCATTTATATTAGTTCTTTTTGGAACGGGTTCTGTAGCAGCAGCAGTATTATATGATGCACATCAAAGTTTGTTCCAAATTGGTATGTTATGGGCATTTGCGGTAACTTTTGGTATATATATGACTAGAAATTTAAGTAATGCTCATTTTAATCCAGCAGTATCAGTAGCAATGGTTCTTACAGGTAGAATGAGTGCTAAAAGATTACCGACGTATATTGCTGGACAATTCATCGGAGCATTACTAGGATCATTAGTAATGTATGGAATTTATAGCTCATCTATAGCTCAGTTTGAAGCTAAAAAGAATATAGTACGTGGAACATTTGAATCAGTTGCTACTGCGAAAATGTTCGGAGAGTATTATAATCAACCGGGTGGTTATAACATTTCTATGCCAGTGGCATTTGCTGCAGAAGCACTTGGAACGTTTTTATTAGTTTTAATTATATTCTTATTTACTGAAGGTGCTAATGTAGGTAGACCAAGTGATAACATGGCTCCTGTACAAATAGGTTTAACAGTTGGGTCATTACTATGTTTATTAGCGACAATTACTCAAGCTGGTATGAACCCTACTCGTGACTTTGCACCACGTTTAGTAGCTTGGGCATTTGGTTGGGGATCAGCAGCATTTCCAGATGCCAGCGGTGGTTTCTTCTGGGTTTATATACTAGGACCAATAGTTGGTGGAGTATTAGCTGGATACCTATTTACTAAAGTATTAGAACCAGCGTTAAAAAGACAAAATGAATTAAACAAATAA
- a CDS encoding carbohydrate kinase family protein produces MAVLCIGEMLIDFIGEGVGTIDKVKSFKKEAGGCVANVACVAQKLGHKSYLLTSLGQDGFGDFLENTLKNESVDCKYVSRKADSFTPLAFVSLDETGDRSFSFYFKGSSTLRISKEDVEKVDLSEIEAIHFASIAIQEESKDSHHLLLKKAKEAGVLISFDVNLRFNLWDDHKLYLETIKEFLPYVDVIKVADNELEFLTRTTNIEEALKKDFSHMKVVLYTKGEHGAEVYYENHKVVTEIPNIKAVDTTGAGDAFAGSFLSKLLNHEDLNNISEEDLAQMAKFATNYASLTTTKTGAISSYLTEEEYNNLI; encoded by the coding sequence ATGGCAGTTTTATGTATAGGAGAAATGCTAATTGACTTTATTGGAGAAGGTGTAGGTACAATCGATAAAGTAAAATCGTTTAAAAAAGAGGCTGGTGGATGTGTAGCTAATGTGGCTTGCGTGGCACAAAAACTAGGACATAAGAGTTATTTATTAACATCATTGGGACAAGATGGTTTTGGTGATTTTCTAGAAAATACTTTAAAAAATGAGAGTGTAGATTGTAAATATGTAAGTCGTAAAGCTGATAGTTTTACACCATTAGCATTTGTTTCTTTAGATGAAACTGGAGACCGTTCATTTAGTTTTTACTTTAAAGGTTCATCAACATTAAGAATTAGTAAAGAAGATGTTGAAAAAGTTGATTTATCTGAAATTGAAGCAATTCATTTCGCAAGTATCGCTATTCAAGAAGAATCAAAAGATAGTCATCACTTGTTACTAAAAAAGGCTAAAGAAGCTGGAGTGTTAATTTCTTTTGATGTTAATTTACGATTCAATCTTTGGGATGATCACAAATTATATCTTGAAACTATTAAAGAATTCTTACCTTATGTTGATGTAATAAAAGTTGCTGATAACGAATTAGAATTCCTAACTAGAACTACTAATATCGAAGAAGCATTGAAAAAAGACTTCAGTCACATGAAAGTTGTTCTTTATACTAAAGGAGAGCATGGTGCGGAAGTTTATTATGAAAATCATAAAGTAGTGACTGAAATACCTAATATAAAAGCAGTTGATACTACTGGGGCAGGCGATGCGTTCGCAGGTTCATTCTTATCAAAATTATTAAATCATGAAGATCTAAATAATATTTCTGAAGAAGATTTAGCACAAATGGCTAAATTTGCGACAAACTACGCTAGTTTAACAACTACAAAAACAGGTGCAATTTCAAGTTACTTAACAGAAGAAGAATACAATAATTTAATATAA
- a CDS encoding glycoside hydrolase family 32 protein produces MLANNWKQNLHLEPTKGWLNDPNGLAYFKGKYHIFHQYSYEVEGGLKLWYYYTSSDLKNYEDRGVFLTPTIEEEKSGVYSGSANIEDGKLVFYYTGNVKYKGDYDYVHEGRGHNTISFETEDGINFTEKKCLLTTDDYPNMSNHVRDPKIFEKNGKKYLVLGARDSNDYGCLLVFDKDTLKPYKTIYSEKNLGFMWECPDYFEVDGKEIFMFSPQGITRMYPNYGNMYQIGYSVVEEGIENVDKLDNFTLLDYGHDFYASQTFLDEDDNRVLIGWMYVPDSSYTNPTTKFGYQNCLTVPRVVNYKGGKVRQTLHKSVKDLLGNDIKTNDFNKNTWYYKQEHGDKFEISVDDFKVSYDNKELKVSFGTSGYGRDDRKYKLDLENVEIVFDSSSIELFANEGSFALSTRFYPENHNVNILATDYLAKELGAIEIREEN; encoded by the coding sequence ATGCTAGCTAATAACTGGAAACAAAATCTTCATTTAGAACCTACTAAAGGTTGGCTAAACGATCCGAATGGATTAGCTTACTTTAAAGGTAAATATCATATTTTTCACCAATATTCTTATGAAGTAGAAGGTGGATTAAAACTATGGTATTACTATACTAGTAGTGACCTAAAAAATTATGAAGATCGTGGCGTATTCCTTACACCAACTATAGAAGAAGAAAAAAGTGGTGTTTATTCAGGGAGTGCCAATATAGAAGATGGGAAATTAGTCTTCTACTACACAGGAAATGTGAAATATAAAGGTGATTATGACTACGTTCATGAAGGACGTGGTCATAATACCATATCTTTTGAAACGGAAGATGGAATTAATTTTACTGAGAAAAAATGTCTGTTAACTACAGATGATTATCCTAATATGTCAAATCATGTTAGGGATCCAAAAATATTTGAAAAAAATGGAAAAAAATATTTAGTTCTTGGAGCTAGAGATAGCAATGATTATGGATGTTTATTAGTATTCGATAAGGATACTCTTAAACCGTATAAAACTATTTACTCAGAAAAAAATCTAGGATTCATGTGGGAATGTCCAGATTATTTCGAAGTAGATGGAAAAGAAATTTTTATGTTCTCACCTCAAGGTATTACAAGAATGTATCCAAATTATGGGAATATGTACCAAATTGGATATTCTGTAGTTGAAGAGGGAATTGAGAATGTTGATAAATTAGATAACTTCACATTACTAGATTATGGACATGATTTTTATGCATCGCAAACATTTCTAGATGAAGATGATAATCGTGTGCTTATCGGTTGGATGTATGTACCAGATAGTAGCTATACTAATCCAACTACGAAGTTTGGTTATCAAAACTGTCTAACTGTTCCACGTGTAGTAAATTACAAAGGTGGTAAAGTTAGACAAACGTTACACAAATCGGTGAAAGATTTATTAGGTAACGATATTAAAACTAATGACTTTAACAAAAATACATGGTATTATAAACAAGAACATGGTGATAAGTTTGAAATTAGCGTAGATGATTTTAAAGTAAGCTATGACAATAAAGAATTGAAAGTATCTTTTGGAACTAGTGGTTATGGAAGAGATGATAGAAAATATAAACTGGATTTAGAAAATGTGGAAATAGTATTTGATAGTTCATCTATTGAATTATTCGCAAATGAGGGATCTTTTGCACTTTCAACAAGATTTTATCCAGAAAATCATAATGTTAATATCTTAGCCACTGATTATTTAGCAAAAGAACTTGGAGCAATTGAAATTAGAGAGGAGAACTAA
- a CDS encoding sucrose-specific PTS transporter subunit IIBC has protein sequence MDLKKVVKEVVEHSGGQENLRSVVHCATRLRLELNDEKKYNKEKLEDIEGVKGVFFNNGQLQLIFGSGLVQQVYAAYNEVFKGAASNSEEDSIETVKKPKGNPLQRFVKMLSDIFVPIIPAIVAGGLLMGINNVLTAKDLFYTGKSVIEANPGIAGLADMVNVFANAPFVFLPVLIGFSATKRFGGNPYLGAALAMLMVHPDVMNFYTFGKLDPSTNQLLAPALDIVNQSGQAVEGLQRVTTLGYWDVFGFKIAKVGYQGTVLPILAAAWLLATIEKFLRRVTPSWLDNLTTPLISLFVTGFVTFAWMGPVLREAGTLLGQGLQWLYMQGGFVGAAIFGLFYAPIVITGLHQSFSAIETQLLAATGLTFIFPIASMSNVAQGAAVLAVLVFSKNTKMKSISSASGISALLGITEPAMFGVNLRLRYPFYGAIAGSAVGSAWIGLNKVFASALGAAGLPGFLSIPANHWSTFGIGLALSFIVSFSVTAYFFKTKKELVNAS, from the coding sequence ATGGACTTAAAAAAAGTTGTTAAAGAAGTTGTTGAACATAGTGGTGGTCAAGAAAACTTACGCTCTGTTGTTCACTGTGCAACTCGTCTTCGTTTAGAATTAAACGATGAAAAAAAATATAATAAAGAAAAATTAGAAGATATCGAAGGTGTTAAAGGTGTATTCTTTAACAATGGTCAACTTCAATTAATCTTTGGAAGTGGTCTTGTTCAACAAGTTTACGCAGCATATAATGAAGTATTCAAAGGTGCTGCATCAAATAGTGAAGAAGATTCAATTGAAACTGTTAAAAAACCAAAAGGAAATCCACTTCAACGTTTCGTAAAAATGTTAAGTGATATTTTCGTTCCAATTATTCCAGCGATTGTTGCTGGTGGTCTTTTAATGGGTATCAATAACGTATTAACAGCTAAAGATTTATTCTACACTGGTAAATCAGTTATTGAAGCTAACCCAGGTATCGCAGGTCTAGCAGACATGGTTAACGTATTTGCTAATGCGCCGTTCGTATTCTTACCTGTATTAATTGGTTTCTCAGCTACTAAACGTTTTGGTGGTAACCCATATCTTGGGGCAGCACTTGCGATGTTAATGGTTCACCCAGATGTAATGAACTTCTATACATTTGGTAAATTAGATCCATCTACAAACCAACTTCTTGCACCAGCTTTAGATATCGTTAACCAAAGTGGTCAAGCTGTAGAAGGTCTTCAAAGAGTTACAACTCTTGGGTACTGGGATGTATTCGGATTTAAGATCGCTAAAGTAGGATATCAAGGAACTGTATTACCGATTCTTGCGGCTGCTTGGTTATTAGCTACAATCGAAAAATTCTTACGTCGTGTAACTCCATCATGGTTAGATAACTTAACTACACCATTAATTTCATTATTCGTAACAGGATTCGTAACATTCGCATGGATGGGACCAGTACTTCGTGAAGCTGGTACTTTACTTGGTCAAGGATTACAGTGGTTATACATGCAAGGCGGATTCGTAGGAGCAGCAATCTTCGGTTTATTCTACGCACCAATCGTAATTACTGGATTACACCAAAGTTTCTCAGCTATCGAAACTCAACTACTAGCTGCAACAGGATTAACATTTATTTTCCCAATCGCATCTATGTCTAACGTAGCTCAAGGTGCAGCGGTTCTTGCAGTATTAGTATTCTCTAAAAACACAAAAATGAAATCAATCTCATCAGCATCTGGTATTTCTGCTTTACTAGGTATTACAGAGCCAGCTATGTTCGGGGTTAACTTAAGACTTAGATATCCATTCTACGGAGCTATTGCAGGAAGTGCAGTAGGAAGTGCATGGATTGGATTAAACAAAGTATTTGCATCAGCATTAGGTGCAGCTGGTCTTCCAGGATTCTTATCAATTCCTGCAAACCATTGGTCAACATTTGGTATTGGTTTAGCATTATCATTCATCGTTTCATTCTCAGTAACAGCATACTTCTTCAAAACTAAGAAGGAACTTGTAAATGCTAGCTAA
- a CDS encoding glycerophosphoryl diester phosphodiesterase membrane domain-containing protein, which yields MDFSIKNLFTSVSTNINRYKFTYISIAAIIQLILVCGLWLIARVFQLALTLAGEEHLDNNNILHILTNPYSFIILNFLILIVAFFMFIEFSILTFTIYGQLTDKKYSYRKILKNAWNKTKNLAGFQTLFFIIYFIITIPTVNIGVRSVLAKNLFIPKFISSEIMKTNSGFIIWGIIMIVFAYLNLRLIFTLPLTAVGDENILDSIKRSWELTKTGKRKLVFTIILFEIIYIIIAVILIGVITFLCIYIDKDGNNPIVQTLFFSAISAIIFFLGVISKVTVITSLVTVLIDQNEISEELVNNLNENKNKSRLVATFTTIIIILASIINGFNIYGNGVNKNSETIAHRGYVYKGVENSIEALEGAAEVGANYVELDILLTKDNKFIVMHDYNLKRLAGINKRVQDMNYDEVVGLQIKQGDHTSKIPSLEEFVNKAKDLNMNLVIELKPHGGEPSNYVDILIKEIKRLKLENYKFMSLNSKVMEELETKAPNLETGYVIPLQFGNFHQTSVDFFVIEDFSYRDRLVEQAKKQNKKVFVWTINDPALITRYLQSPADGIITDEPELVKEEKNILENNYSYYDKILRLINI from the coding sequence ATGGATTTTTCAATTAAAAATCTATTTACTAGTGTTTCTACAAACATTAATCGATATAAATTCACATACATTTCAATAGCTGCCATAATTCAACTAATTCTTGTATGTGGTTTATGGTTAATCGCTAGAGTTTTTCAACTAGCACTTACTCTAGCAGGTGAAGAACATCTTGATAATAATAATATTCTTCACATATTAACTAATCCCTATAGTTTTATAATTCTCAATTTTTTAATACTTATCGTAGCATTTTTTATGTTTATAGAATTTTCTATACTTACATTTACAATATACGGACAACTAACAGATAAGAAATATTCATATCGAAAAATCTTAAAGAATGCATGGAATAAAACAAAAAATTTGGCAGGTTTTCAAACTCTATTTTTTATAATTTATTTCATAATTACTATTCCTACAGTAAATATAGGTGTAAGATCCGTTCTTGCTAAAAATCTCTTCATTCCAAAGTTTATTAGCAGTGAAATAATGAAAACAAATAGTGGTTTTATCATTTGGGGAATAATAATGATTGTTTTCGCCTATCTCAATCTTAGGTTGATTTTTACATTACCCCTAACTGCTGTTGGTGATGAGAATATACTCGATAGTATTAAAAGAAGTTGGGAACTTACAAAAACCGGTAAAAGAAAACTTGTATTCACTATTATCTTATTTGAAATAATATACATCATTATTGCAGTAATTTTAATCGGTGTTATCACCTTCTTATGTATTTATATTGACAAAGATGGTAATAATCCTATAGTTCAAACCTTATTTTTCTCGGCAATAAGTGCAATTATATTCTTTCTTGGAGTAATTTCAAAAGTAACGGTCATAACTTCATTAGTAACTGTACTAATAGATCAAAATGAAATATCAGAAGAACTAGTAAATAACCTTAACGAAAATAAGAATAAATCGAGATTAGTAGCAACCTTTACTACTATAATAATTATTCTTGCTTCTATTATTAATGGTTTTAATATTTATGGAAATGGAGTCAACAAAAATAGTGAAACAATCGCTCATAGAGGTTATGTCTATAAAGGTGTAGAAAATTCTATCGAAGCTCTTGAAGGTGCGGCTGAAGTCGGAGCTAATTACGTAGAATTAGATATATTGCTAACTAAAGACAATAAATTCATTGTCATGCATGACTATAACCTTAAAAGACTTGCAGGTATTAATAAACGAGTTCAAGATATGAACTACGATGAAGTTGTTGGTCTACAAATAAAACAAGGAGATCATACTAGTAAAATACCTTCTTTAGAAGAATTTGTAAATAAAGCTAAGGATTTAAATATGAATCTAGTAATAGAACTAAAACCTCATGGTGGTGAACCAAGTAACTACGTCGACATCCTTATTAAAGAGATAAAAAGATTAAAACTTGAAAATTATAAATTCATGTCACTTAATTCTAAAGTTATGGAAGAACTTGAAACAAAGGCACCAAATTTAGAAACTGGTTATGTAATCCCTCTTCAATTTGGAAACTTTCACCAAACTAGCGTCGACTTTTTCGTAATAGAAGACTTTTCATACAGAGATCGTCTAGTAGAACAAGCTAAAAAACAAAACAAAAAAGTTTTTGTCTGGACAATAAATGATCCAGCTTTAATTACTAGATACTTACAAAGCCCTGCAGATGGTATTATTACCGATGAACCTGAACTTGTAAAAGAAGAAAAAAATATCTTAGAAAATAACTACTCATATTACGATAAAATACTAAGACTTATTAATATATAA
- the gap gene encoding type I glyceraldehyde-3-phosphate dehydrogenase, whose protein sequence is MTIKVAINGFGRIGRLVLRQIQAQHADDIEVVAVNRSRMRPINQIVYLLKYDTTQGPFPGTVEEGEGAFIVNGKEIKVFGEPDPENLPWNELGVDIVLECSGRFNSKDKAEAHIRAGARKVLLSAPGGSDVKTIVYNVNHEILTGEETVISGASCTTNCLAPMAKVLHDNFGIVHGLMTTIHGYTGDQHTLDGSHNKGDFRRGRAAAENIVPNTTGAAKAIGLVIPELNGRLDGAAQRVPVPTGSLTELFVTIEKNATVEEINEVMKKAANESYGYTEDPIVSSDIIGMSYGSLFDATQTKVIGQGKNQMVKVVSWYDNEMSYTAQLIRTLRYFVKLV, encoded by the coding sequence ATGACAATAAAAGTTGCTATTAATGGTTTTGGTCGTATTGGGAGATTGGTCTTAAGACAGATTCAAGCTCAGCACGCAGATGATATTGAGGTTGTAGCTGTCAATAGATCAAGAATGAGACCGATAAATCAAATAGTTTATCTGTTAAAATATGATACAACGCAAGGACCTTTTCCAGGGACTGTAGAAGAAGGAGAGGGAGCGTTTATCGTAAATGGTAAAGAAATTAAGGTTTTTGGAGAACCAGATCCAGAAAATTTACCATGGAATGAGTTAGGTGTAGATATTGTTCTAGAATGTAGCGGACGTTTTAACAGTAAGGATAAAGCTGAAGCACACATAAGAGCGGGAGCTAGAAAAGTACTACTTTCTGCACCAGGAGGCTCAGATGTCAAAACTATTGTATATAATGTTAATCATGAAATACTAACTGGAGAAGAGACTGTAATCTCGGGTGCATCATGCACTACAAACTGTCTTGCTCCAATGGCAAAAGTATTACATGATAACTTCGGTATTGTACATGGTTTAATGACAACTATCCACGGATATACAGGAGATCAGCATACTTTAGATGGATCTCATAACAAGGGGGATTTTAGACGTGGACGAGCAGCCGCAGAAAATATAGTACCGAATACTACAGGTGCTGCTAAGGCTATAGGATTAGTTATTCCAGAGTTAAATGGACGTTTAGATGGAGCAGCTCAAAGGGTACCCGTTCCAACTGGTTCGTTAACAGAATTATTTGTAACTATTGAAAAAAATGCTACTGTGGAAGAAATTAATGAAGTAATGAAAAAAGCAGCTAATGAATCATATGGATATACGGAAGATCCTATAGTATCTTCAGATATAATAGGAATGAGTTATGGTTCATTATTTGATGCTACACAAACAAAAGTTATTGGACAGGGCAAAAATCAAATGGTTAAGGTTGTTTCTTGGTATGATAATGAAATGTCATACACTGCACAACTAATTAGAACATTGAGATATTTTGTAAAATTAGTATAA
- a CDS encoding 5'-nucleotidase, lipoprotein e(P4) family — MKNKKFVMTISSVLATVVLATGCAQKTEEKKEENKSGDNKITLTYDQLRSRENTMGALWYQNAAEVDALYQQGYNVATNKLKELLKQPTDKPYSIVLDIDETVLSNIPFQVKMVKDGTAFNPKLWDEWVQKAEATPVAGAKEFLQFADKNKVQIYYISDRTDAQIDATIKNLEAQGLPVQGRDHLMFKKEGDKSKEGRRQEVIKHTNLVMLFGDNLVDFAEFSTKSEADRDKMFEQLKAEFGDKFIIFPNPMYGSWESAVYKGEKKDGKGQSEARLNALKGY, encoded by the coding sequence ATGAAAAATAAAAAATTTGTTATGACTATTTCATCAGTATTAGCTACTGTTGTTCTTGCAACAGGTTGTGCACAAAAAACTGAAGAAAAAAAAGAAGAAAATAAGAGTGGAGATAACAAGATAACTCTTACTTACGATCAACTTAGATCTCGCGAAAATACAATGGGAGCTTTATGGTATCAAAATGCAGCTGAAGTAGATGCATTATACCAACAAGGTTACAATGTTGCTACTAATAAGTTAAAAGAACTATTAAAACAGCCTACTGATAAACCATATTCTATCGTCTTAGATATTGATGAAACAGTATTAAGCAACATACCATTCCAAGTAAAAATGGTTAAAGATGGAACTGCATTCAATCCAAAATTATGGGACGAGTGGGTTCAAAAAGCAGAAGCTACACCAGTGGCTGGAGCTAAAGAATTCTTACAATTTGCTGACAAAAATAAAGTTCAAATTTACTACATTTCTGACAGAACTGATGCACAAATAGATGCTACAATTAAAAACCTTGAAGCACAAGGTCTTCCAGTTCAAGGACGCGATCACCTAATGTTCAAAAAAGAAGGTGACAAGTCTAAAGAAGGACGTCGTCAAGAAGTTATTAAACATACTAACCTAGTTATGTTATTTGGGGATAACTTAGTTGACTTCGCTGAATTCTCAACTAAATCAGAAGCTGATAGAGATAAAATGTTTGAACAATTAAAAGCTGAATTTGGGGATAAATTCATCATCTTCCCTAACCCTATGTACGGATCATGGGAATCTGCAGTATACAAAGGTGAGAAAAAAGACGGTAAAGGACAATCTGAAGCTCGTCTAAATGCACTTAAAGGATACTAA